In a single window of the Zea mays cultivar B73 chromosome 5, Zm-B73-REFERENCE-NAM-5.0, whole genome shotgun sequence genome:
- the LOC100193423 gene encoding VIN3-like protein 2 isoform X4 produces the protein MSVDEKRELVRDLSKSPESAPDRLQSWTRREIVEILCSDLGRERKYTGLSKQRMLDYLFRVVSRKSSGPVEHVHEKEKGKDKESILEPNTTNHQSPAKRPRKSDNPSRLPIITNNSAASDVTGPTNNLRFCQNLACRAILRDNFCRRCSCCICFSYDDNKDPSLWLSCSSDQHLQKDTCGFSCHLECALKDERTGILQSGQGKKLDGGYYCIRCWKQNDLLGCWKKQLVIAKDARRLDVLCHRIYLSHRILVSTEKYLVLHDIVDTALKKLEAEVGPLSGAPNMGRGIVSRLTVGAEVQKLCAQAVDAVESLFSGVSPASSKIQRPCMMRPNFVKFEAITQTSVMVFLDLVDCPMLAQEATSFNIWHRVAVTESYPSNPTGIILAPLKKLLVTWLAPATSYIFKVVAFKNSIELGSWEIRMKTSWQKDDPRGSMPGGTGLGQNSESPKANSDGQSDPSSEGVDSNNNTAVYADLNKSPESDFEYCENPEILDSNKASHHPSERINDLQNIQMAADGVTEVTELEEAPGLSASALDEEPNACVQTVLLRDSNPLEHNQRTVVPRSHDTSNILAGHELVIVGPRYSGSVPPTAPRSVENSKDNGGRASKPKPCDIVVQNGSSKPEREPGNSSNKRATDKMDDFGHKDSFSEVSYEYCVRVVRWLECEGYIETNFRMKFLTWFSLRATLQERKIVSVYVDTLIEDPVSLSGQLVDSFSERIYSKKRPSMPSGFCMDLWH, from the exons ATGAGTGTGGATGAAAAGCGAGAACTTGTTCGTGATTTATCAAAGAGCCCAGAAAGCGCTCCTGACAGGCTCCAGTCATGGACACGGCGGGAAATTGTAGAGATTCTTTGTTCTGATCTTGGAAGGGAGAGGAAATATACTGGTTTATCCAAGCAGAGAATGCTAGATTATCTCTTCAGGGTGGTGTCTCGAAAATCATCTGGTCCAGTGGAACATGTACATGAGAAAGAGAAAGGGAAAGATAAAGAGTCAATTCTTGAGCCCAATACAACTAACCATCAGTCCCCTGCCAAACGACCGAGAAAGAGTGACAATCCATCACGATTACCGATTATCACAAACAACTCAGCAGCATCTGATGTAACTGGGCCAACTAATAATCTACGCTTCTGCCAAAATTTAGCTTGCAGGGCTATTCTCAGGGACAATTTTTGCAGACGCTGTTCATGCTGCATTTGTTTTAGTTACGATGATAACAAGGACCCAAGCCTCTGGTTGTCGTGTAGTTCAGACCAACACTTACAAAAGGATACCTGTGGTTTCTCATGCCATCTTGAATGTGCTCTAAAGGATGAAAGAACGGGTATTCTGCAGAGTGGACAAGGCAAGAAACTTGATGGTGGCTATTATTGCATTCGCTGTTGGAAACAGAATGATTTGCTTGG GTGCTGGAAGAAACAGCTGGTGATAGCAAAAGATGCTCGACGATTGGATGTATTGTGTCATCGGATTTATCTCAGTCATAGGATCCTTGTCTCCACAGAGAAGTACTTGGTATTGCATGATATTGTTGATACGGCATTGAAGAAACTGGAGGCTGAGGTCGGTCCTTTATCTGGAGCTCCAAATATGGGTCGTGGAATTGTCAGTCGACTTACTGTTGGTGCCGAAGTTCAGAAACTTTGTGCTCAAGCAGTAGATGCTGTGGAATCATTGTTCTCGGGTGTATCTCCTGCTAGTTCAAAAATTCAGC GGCCATGCATGATGCGACCAAACTTTGTAAAGTTTGAAGCTATAACCCAAACATCCGTCATGGTATTTTTGGATTTGGTTGATTGTCCTATGCTTGCCCAAGAGGCAACTTCTTTTAATATCTGGCACCGAGTGGCTGTTACTGAATCGTACCCATCAAATCCGACTGGCATAATACTTGCGCCATTGAAAAAATTACTTGTCACTTGGCTCGCACCGGCTACAAGCTATATCTTTAAGGTTGTCGCGTTCAAGAACTCAATTGAGTTGGGTTCATGGGAAATTAGAATGAAGACAAGCTGGCAAAAGGATGATCCAAGGGGTTCAATGCCAGGTGGTACCGGACTAGGACAAAATAGTGAGAGCCCAAAGGCAAACAGTGATGGCCAGTCTGATCCTTCCTCAGAGGGTGTGGACTCAAACAATAATACTGCAGTTTATGCTGATCTAAACAAGTCTCCTGAAAGTGATTTTGAGTACTGTGAAAATCCTGAGATCCTTGATTCAAATAAAGCTTCTCATCACCCCAGTGAACGTATTAATGACTTGCAAAATATACAGATGGCTGCAGATGGGGTAACAGAAGTCACAGAGCTGGAAGAAGCACCTGGGCTCTCAGCCTCAGCCTTGGATGAGGAACCCAATGCTTGTGTTCAAACAGTGCTTCTCAGGGATTCAAACCCACTAGAACACAATCAGAGAACTGTGGTTCCTAGATCACATGATACATCTAATATACTGGCTGGACATGAGTTGGTGATTGTTGGACCTCGATATTCTGGTTCTGTGCCTCCCACTGCACCAAGAAGTGTGGAAAACAGCAAAGACAATGGTGGAAGGGCCTCCAAACCCAAACCTTGTGACATAGTTGTTCAAAATGGCTCTTCAAAGCCTGAAAGGGAACCAGGCAATTCGTCAAACAAAAGAGCAACGGATAAAATGGACGACTTTGGCCACAAGGATAGTTTCTCTGAAGTGTCCTATGAATACTGTGTAAGGGTGGTCAGGTGGCTGGAGTGTGAGGGCTATATTGAGACAAACTTCAGGATGAAGTTTCTTACATGGTTTAGCTTACGTGCCACCCTGCAAGAGAGAAAGATAGTTAGCGTATATGTGGATACTCTTATCGAGGACCCTGTCAGTCTCTCTGGCCAGCTCGTCGACAGCTTCTCGGAGAGGATATATAGCAAAAAGCGGCCTTCCATGCCTTCTGGTTTCTGCATGGATCTGTGGCATTAA